One Brassica napus cultivar Da-Ae chromosome A1, Da-Ae, whole genome shotgun sequence genomic region harbors:
- the LOC106440900 gene encoding methylsterol monooxygenase 1-3, with protein sequence MIPYPTVQDASVALGRNLTWFETVWFDYSATKSDFHVYCHTILVLFLVFSLAPLPFVFVELTGWFERFKIQPKVKYSLSDMFLCYKEVMKLFLRVVGTLQFVTYPSIQMTGIRSGLPLPSLMEIVAQLVVYFLIEDYTNYWIHRWLHCKWGYEKIHRVHHEYTSPIGYASPYAHWAEVLLLGIPTFLGPAIAPGHIMTFWLWISLRQMEAIETHSGYDLPWTLTKLVPFYGGAEYHDYHHYVGGKSQSNFASVFTYCDYIYGTDKGYRVHKKLLQQIKEEADQKGGRKYD encoded by the exons ATGATCCCTTACCCAACCGTCCAAGACGCGTCCGTAGCTTTAGGACGGAACCTGACTTGGTTCGAGACGGTTTGGTTCGATTACTCAGCTACCAAATCTGATTTCCATGTCTATTGCCACACCATTTTAGTACTCTTTCTCGTCTTTTCTCTCGCTCCTCTCCCTTTTGTGTTTGTTGAATTGACTGGCTGGTTCGAGCGGTTCAAGATTCAGCCGAAGGTGAAGTATTCGTTGTCTGATATGTTTCTGTGTTATAAAGAGGTTATGAAGCTGTTCCTTCGTGTAGTCGGCACGTTGCAATTCGTTACTTATCCTTCCATCCAG ATGACTGGGATTCGAAGTGGATTGCCATTACCATCGCTAATGGAGATAGTAGCACAATTAGTGGTTTACTTCTTGATAGAAGATTACACTAACTACTGGATCCATAGATGGTTGCATTGCAAATGGGGTTATGAGAAGATACATCGAGTCCATCACGAGTACACATCTCCAATCGGATATGCATCGCCGTATGCACATTGGGCCGAGGTCTTGCTTCTTGGGATCCCGACGTTTCTTGGACCAGCGATTGCACCTGGCCACATTATGACCTTTTGGTTATGGATAAGCTTACGTCAAATGGAGGCCATAGAAACTCACAGCGG aTATGATCTTCCATGGACTCTGACAAAACTGGTTCCATTCTATGGTGGAGCTGAGTATCATGATTATCATCACTACGTTGGAGGAAAAAGCCAGAGCAACTTTGCTTCAGTTTTTACTTATTGCGACTATATCTATGGAACTGACAAA GGCTATCGAGTCCATAAGAAGCTTCTTCAGCAG ATTAAGGAGGAAGCCGATCAGAAGGGAGGAAGGAAATATGATTAG
- the LOC106440893 gene encoding methylsterol monooxygenase 1-2, translating to MIPYATIEEASLALGRNLTTLESLWFDYSATKSDYYLYCHNILFLFLIFSLVPLPLVFVELARSASGWFDRYKIQPKVKNSFSDMFRCYRDVMKMFILVVGPLQLVSYPSIQMIEIRSGLPLPSFGEIAAQLVVYFLVEDYTNYWVHRFFHSKWGYEKIHHIHHEYTAPIGYAAPYAHWAEVLLLGVPTFLGPAIAPGHMITFWLWIALRQIEAIETHSGYDFPWTLTKFIPFYGGAEYHDYHHYVGGQSQSNFASVFTYCDYIYGTDKGYRFQKKLLQQIKQESKKSNMQDGGDKLD from the exons ATGATCCCTTACGCAACGATCGAAGAGGCCTCTCTGGCGTTAGGCCGAAACCTCACGACACTCGAGTCTCTCTGGTTCGATTACTCCGCCACGAAGTCAGATTACTACCTATACTGCCACAacatcctcttcctcttcctcatctTCTCCCTCGTCCCTCTCCCTCTCGTCTTCGTCGAATTGGCGCGATCCGCCTCGGGCTGGTTCGATCGGTACAAGATTCAGCCCAAGGTCAAGAACTCCTTCTCCGACATGTTCCGTTGCTACAGAGATGTAATGAAGATGTTCATCCTCGTCGTTGGCCCTTTGCAGCTCGTCTCTTATCCTTCAATCcag ATGATTGAGATTCGGAGTGGGTTGCCGTTACCGTCTTTCGGGGAGATTGCGGCGCAGTTAGTGGTTTACTTCTTGGTGGAGGACTATACGAACTATTGGGTTCATAGATTCTTTCATAGCAAGTGGGGTTACGAGAAGATTCATCATATCCATCATGAGTACACTGCTCCTATAGGGTACGCTGCGCCTTATGCGCATTGGGCTGAGGTTTTGCTTCTTGGGGTTCCGACGTTTCTTGGACCTGCTATTGCTCCTGGACACATGATTACCTTCTGGTTGTGGATTGCTTTGCGCCAGATTGAAGCCATTGAGACTCACAGCGG ATATGATTTTCCATGGACACTGACGAAATTCATTCCATTCTATGGTGGAGCTGAGTATCATGATTACCATCATTACGTTGGAGGACAAAGCCAAAGCAACTTTGCTTCAGTTTTCACTTACTGCGATTACATCTATGGAACTGACaaa GGTTACCGATTCCAAAAGAAGCTTCTTCAGCAG ATCAAGCAGGAGTCCAAGAAGAGCAACATGCAGGATGGAGGAGATAAGTTAGATTAG